From a region of the Labrus mixtus chromosome 5, fLabMix1.1, whole genome shotgun sequence genome:
- the LOC132974536 gene encoding lymphocyte antigen 6G-like isoform X1, protein MKLYGALILFVTLSTACGLRCYTCTAADPRSCTDTKSCAVIFDRCFSLPIGTDVVTKGCQNSLLCVVGVMSCCEGDLCNSAVPTGSSVLLLLVSSALITLFL, encoded by the exons ATGAAGCTGTATGGAGCTTTGATCCTGTTTGTGACTCTATCTACAG cATGTGGATTGAGATGCTACACATGCACTGCCGCGGACCCAAGATCATGCACAGACACCAAATCTTGTGCAGTCATCTTTGATCGATGTTTCTCTCTCCCAATCG GCACTGACGTGGTCACCAAGGGCTGCCAAAACAGCCTGTTATGTGTTGTAGGTGTCATGTCATGCTGTGAAGGAGACCTGTGTAACAGTGCAGTGCCAACTGGTTCCAGTGTCCTCCTGCTGCTGGTATCTTCAGCCCtcatcactctctttctctaa
- the LOC132974536 gene encoding lymphocyte antigen 6G-like isoform X2: protein MKLYGALILFVTLSTACGLRCYTCTAADPRSCTDTKSCAVIFDRCFSLPIGTDVINKGCQNNLLCVGAMSCCEGDLCNSAVPTGSSVLLLLVSSALITLFL, encoded by the exons ATGAAGCTGTATGGAGCTTTGATCCTGTTTGTGACTCTATCTACAG cATGTGGATTGAGATGCTACACATGCACTGCCGCGGACCCAAGATCATGCACAGACACCAAATCTTGTGCAGTCATCTTTGATCGATGTTTCTCTCTCCCAATCG GCACTGATGTGATCAACAAGGGCTGCCAAAACAATCTGCTATGTGTAGGTGCCATGTCATGCTGTGAAGGAGACCTGTGTAACAGTGCAGTGCCAACTGGTTCCAGTGTCCTCCTGCTGCTGGTATCTTCAGCCCtcatcactctctttctctaa